In a single window of the Alosa sapidissima isolate fAloSap1 chromosome 18, fAloSap1.pri, whole genome shotgun sequence genome:
- the si:ch73-335l21.4 gene encoding E3 ubiquitin-protein ligase-like: MTETATPGENMELECGVCYQIYNAGRRCPRELRCKHSFCECCLNLLAQSTAHEIGRVCTADVPAEVTIVCPLCRYPTTLPGGEVRRQLQVDEDLFERMVSSGVLDDSMSDDEEDPKKSTQETVPKREENITESNSDTDVVPPSRGKRLWRSFKRFCNKVLIGGGDDPGDRHHVSDEEMRDLVLMACMM, encoded by the exons ATGACTGAGACAGCTACTCCGGGAGAGAACATGGAACTTGAGTGCGGAGTTTGTTACCAGATTTACAACGCCGGGCGACGGTGTCCGCGAGAACTAAGATGTAAACACAGTTTTTGCGAATGCTGCTTAAATTTGCTCGCTCAGTCGACAGCACATGAGATAGGCCGTGTGTGTACCGCTGATGTACCAGCTGAAGTTACAATTGTCTGCCCATTGTGTCGGTACCCTACCACCCTCCCTGGTGGTGAGGTGAGAAGACAGCTACAGGTAGACGAAGACCTGTTTGAGCGCATGGTATCAAGTGGTGTCCTCGATGACAGCATGTCTGATGATGAAGAGGATCCAAAGAAGTCTACACAAGAAACAGTCCCCAAACGCGAGGAGAACATAACGGAGAGCAATTCGGATACGGATGTGGTGCCCCCGTCCAGAGGGAAAAGACTTTGGAGATCCTTCAAACGTTTCTGTAACAAAGTCCTAATCGGTGGCGGTGACGACCCGGGAGACAGACATC ATGTTTCTGATGAAGAGATGAGGGATCTTGTGTTGATGGcgtgtatgatgtga